In Solanum lycopersicum chromosome 5, SLM_r2.1, the following are encoded in one genomic region:
- the LOC101255495 gene encoding heavy metal-associated isoprenylated plant protein 39-like isoform X2: MKKFILKLDLGDDREKRKALKIVAALPGIDEITIDMKGKTLMIIGTVDPVSVVSKLRKFWAVEMMLVGPKEEPKKEEETKKEEPKKGGEKEDKKEETKKEEEEKKPMVPIGMVMPYRPYYPPPPMHTYYQVHHSIEENPNACVIC, encoded by the exons atgaag AAATTTATCCTGAAATTGGATTTGGGAGATGACAGAGAAAAAAGGAAGGCCTTGAAGATAGTGGCTGCTCTTCCAG GGATAGATGAAATTACGATAGATATGAAAGGTAAGACGTTAATGATAATAGGGACGGTTGATCCGGTGAGTGTAGTGAGCAAATTGCGCAAGTTTTGGGCAGTAGAAATGATGTTAGTGGGACCAAAAGAGGaaccaaagaaagaagaagaaacaaagaaagaagagcctaaaaaaggaggagaaaaagaagacaagaaagaagaaacaaaaaaggaagaagaagagaagaagccAATGGTACCAATAGGTATGGTAATGCCATATAGACCTTATTATCCTCCTCCTCCTATGCACACATATTACCAAGTCCATCATAGCATTGAAGAGAATCCTAATGCATGTGTCATTTGCTAA
- the LOC101255495 gene encoding heavy metal-associated isoprenylated plant protein 39-like isoform X1 — protein MIFFNSSCFISFLLLYILMHRFDRKFILKLDLGDDREKRKALKIVAALPGIDEITIDMKGKTLMIIGTVDPVSVVSKLRKFWAVEMMLVGPKEEPKKEEETKKEEPKKGGEKEDKKEETKKEEEEKKPMVPIGMVMPYRPYYPPPPMHTYYQVHHSIEENPNACVIC, from the exons aTGATATTCTTCAATTCATCTtgtttcatttcttttcttcttttgtacATCCTTATGCATCGGTTTGATCGA AAATTTATCCTGAAATTGGATTTGGGAGATGACAGAGAAAAAAGGAAGGCCTTGAAGATAGTGGCTGCTCTTCCAG GGATAGATGAAATTACGATAGATATGAAAGGTAAGACGTTAATGATAATAGGGACGGTTGATCCGGTGAGTGTAGTGAGCAAATTGCGCAAGTTTTGGGCAGTAGAAATGATGTTAGTGGGACCAAAAGAGGaaccaaagaaagaagaagaaacaaagaaagaagagcctaaaaaaggaggagaaaaagaagacaagaaagaagaaacaaaaaaggaagaagaagagaagaagccAATGGTACCAATAGGTATGGTAATGCCATATAGACCTTATTATCCTCCTCCTCCTATGCACACATATTACCAAGTCCATCATAGCATTGAAGAGAATCCTAATGCATGTGTCATTTGCTAA
- the LOC101255199 gene encoding probable RNA methyltransferase At5g51130 has translation MEHNQQHNKRNQPEDMATTTATATQKRKRKEVAVFGNYRNYYGYRIGQNLEEDPRLKAMKKEWFEGKDCLDIGCNSGVITIAIAQKFNCRSILGVDIDDARIQDAYWTLRKAVRSTGAVPAGVAKSTESKNVTGIENHEAESPKKPANIDCTESHHVQEANLFDIVSFRKGNFVQNWHLGENTSYDTIICLSVSKWVQLNWGDEGLITLFSKVWRLLSPGGVFILEPQPWSSYYSNRLVSETTRINYQEIKIRPEDFQDILLDKIGFRMVEDITSSASGRKPGFNRPIFAFWK, from the exons atgGAGCATAATCAGCAGCATAACAAACGGAATCAGCCGGAGGATATGGCAACAACGACGGCGACGGCGACCCAGAAGAGAAAACGAAAAGAAGTTGCTGTCTTTGGCAACTACAGAAACTACTATGGCTATAGA ATAGGTCAGAATTTGGAGGAAGATCCAAGATTAAAAGCTATGAAGAAGGAGTGGTTTGAAGGCAAGGATTGTCTTGACATTGGCTGTAACAGTGGAGTGATCACAATCGCTATCG CACAAAAGTTTAACTGCCGAAGCATCCTTGGAGTCGATATTGATGATG CAAGAATCCAGGATGCCTATTGGACTCTCAGGAAAGCAGTGAGGAGTACTGGAGCTGTCCCGGCGGGGGTTGCCAAGTCGACTGAGTCAAAGAATGTTACTGGTATTGAAAACCATGAGGCTGAGTCACCTAAGAAGCCTGCAAACATTGATTGTACAGAATCTCATCATGTGCAAGAGGCAAATTTGTTTGACATAGTCTCTTTCAGGAAGGGAAATTTTGTTCAGAATTGGCATCTAGGGGAAAATACATCTTATGATACGATTATTTG TTTAAGTGTGTCAAAATGGGTGCAATTAAACTGGGGTGATGAGGGACTTAtaactttattttcaaaagtctGGAGGCTTCTTTCACCG GGTGGTGTCTTTATTTTGGAGCCTCAGCCTTGGAGTTCATACTACAGTAATCGTCTTGTATCTGAG ACAACAAGAATTAATTATCAAGAAATTAAGATTCGTCCAGAAGATTTTCAAGATATACTTTTGGACAAG ATTGGATTTAGAATGGTAGAGGACATAACATCCAGTGCGTCTGGTCGCAAACCTGGGTTTAATAGACCAATTTTTGCATTCTGGAAGTGA